The proteins below come from a single Triticum aestivum cultivar Chinese Spring chromosome 5D, IWGSC CS RefSeq v2.1, whole genome shotgun sequence genomic window:
- the LOC123125987 gene encoding zinc finger protein ZAT4-like → MGAGMKRTREEEPAVSLALSLSTDPASSAVTSADSGAGAPAKRRRGAVVATSGEGEFVCKTCGRAFATFQALGGHRTSHLRGRHGLELGVGVARAIKQRKKQRHECHICGLGFEMGQALGGHMRRHREDMALGGADDQRVALLSDQEVAGHQAAADQPPVLLELFV, encoded by the coding sequence ATGGGAGCTGGGATGAAACGCACGAGGGAGGAGGAGCCAGCCGTGTCGCTGGCACTGTCCCTCAGCACGGATCCCGCGTCTTCCGCCGTAACGTCAGCCGACTCAGGCGCTGGTGCGCCGGCCAAGCGCAGGAGGGGCGCCGTGGTAGCGACGTCGGGGGAGGGGGAGTTCGTGTGCAAGACGTGCGGGCGGGCCTTCGCGACGTTCCAGGCGCTGGGCGGGCACCGGACCAGCCACCTCCGCGGCCGCCACGGGCTGGAGCTCGGCGTCGGCGTCGCCAGAGCCATCAAGCAACGGAAAAAGCAGCGGCACGAGTGCCACATCTGCGGGCTCGGGTTCGAGATGGGCCAGGCGCTGGGGGGACACATGAGGCGGCACCGCGAGGACATGGCACTCGGCGGCGCCGACGACCAGCGGGTCGCGCTGCTCTCGGATCAGGAGGTGGCGGGGCACCAGGCCGCGGCCGACCAGCCGCCGGTCTTGCTCGAGCTGTTCGTCTAG
- the LOC123125988 gene encoding zinc finger protein ZAT12-like, which produces MGAGMKRARDKEVLSLALALTTDSPTPSTTSADSAGSPAKKSRRRARGAVVATSGEGEFVCKTCGRAFVSFRALGGHRTSHLRGRHELELGVGIARAIRERRRRENKQHECSICGMGFETGQALGGHMRRHREEMALRGRSDDDQWVWRGVALLPGQVVTGHQASANQPPVLLKLFV; this is translated from the coding sequence ATGGGAGCGGGGATGAAGCGCGCGAGGGACAAGGAGGTATTGTCGCTCGCGCTGGCGCTGACCACGGACTCACCGACGCCGTCCACGACGTCAGCGGACTCAGCCGGGTCACCGGCCAAGAAATCACGGCGACGCGCGAGGGGCGCCGTGGTGGCCACATCGGGTGAGGGGGAGTTCGTGTGCAAGACGTGCGGCCGTGCCTTCGTGTCGTTCCGGGCGCTAGGCGGGCACCGGACGAGCCACCTTCGGGGCCGTCATGAGCTGGAGCTCGGTGTCGGCATCGCCAGGGCCATCAGAGAACGGAGAAGACGGGAGAACAAGCAGCACGAGTGCAGCATCTGCGGCATGGGGTTCGAGACGGGCCAGGCGCTCGGGGGACACATGAGGCGTCACCGCGAGGAGATGGCACTGCGCGGCCGCAGCGACGACGACCAGTGGGTGTGGCGCGGCGTCGCGCTACTGCCGGGTCAGGTGGTGACGGGGCACCAGGCCAGTGCCAACCAGCCACCCGTCTTGCTTAAGCTGTTCGTCTAG